The Polypterus senegalus isolate Bchr_013 chromosome 9, ASM1683550v1, whole genome shotgun sequence genome includes a window with the following:
- the pdp2 gene encoding pyruvate dehydrogenase [acetyl-transferring]-phosphatase 2, mitochondrial, whose product MFSTVSCFFLHSVKKKTDYFQKQCRQYSRKLIWKWRQVKSQHTLTARIFRDTENAVFRLRKDPRCSFTQEVFQCQLSPVQINTILRANEMSVRIPEFDGRSLSSVLKFESNQLPANSPTEDRRSVATCMQTKGMMFGVFDGHAGFACAQAVSERLFYYIAMALMPQKNLVDIEFAMEHMKPVLPILQWYKHSNDYIYRESASLYIDQLRVFWQELIDSDNAEGLSKKDALSHAFKRLDSDISLEAQIPLNNDLMKNTAIQVAFAGSTACVAHVENGDLHIANTGDCRAVLGVQNEDGSWSSLPLTNDHNALNEAELLRVLSEHPLEEKDTVIVENRLLGLLMPFRAFGDVRFKWSKELQKSILENGFDLESLNIQQYSPPNYHTPPYLKVEPEVTCHRLRPQDKFLILASDGLWDMLSNEEAVMLVAEHLTGIHANEPVSTSEKQVSLGEMHSLLMKRRTRTVSPYDTNVATHLIRHAIGTNEYKEIEQERLAAMVSLPDDLARMYRDDITVTVVYFSSDLLRTL is encoded by the coding sequence ATGTTCAGCACTGTGTCATGCTTTTTTTTGCACAGTGTGAAGAAGAAAACTGATTATTTCCAAAAACAATGCCGACAGTACTCAAGAAAACTAATTTGGAAGTGGAGGCAGGTGAAATCACAACATACTTTGACAGCAAGAATTTTTAGAGATACTGAAAATGCAGTTTTCCGATTAAGGAAGGATCCAAGATGTTCCTTCACCCAAGAGGTATTTCAATGCCAGCTCTCTCCTGTTCAAATCAACACGATCCTCAGAGCCAATGAAATGTCAGTCAGGATCCCAGAATTTGATGGTAGAAGTCTCAGTTCTGTGCTTAAATTTGAGAGCAATCAGCTCCCAGCAAACTCGCCTACAGAGGACCGAAGGAGTGTAGCCACTTGCATGCAGACTAAAGGCATGATGTTTGGTGTATTTGATGGACATGCTGGTTTTGCTTGTGCACAGGCTGTGAGTGAACGCCTTTTTTATTACATTGCAATGGCTCTTATGCCTCAAAAAAATCTGGTGGACATTGAATTTGCAATGGAGCATATGAaaccagttttgcccattctaCAATGGTATAAACATTCAAATGATTACATTTACAGGGAATCTGCATCTCTTTATATAGACCAACTCAGAGTTTTCTGGCAGGAGCTTATAGACTCTGATAATGCTGAGGGATTGAGTAAAAAGGATGCACTCTCTCATGCTTTTAAGAGGCTGGACTCTGATATTTCCCTGGAAGCCCAGATTCCTTTGAACAATGACCTGATGAAGAATACAGCTATTCAGGTAGCATTTGCTGGCTCCACTGCCTGTGTAGCTCATGTGGAAAATGGCGACTTGCATATTGCCAACACAGGCGATTGCCGAGCAGTACTAGGTGTTCAAAATGAAGATGGAAGCTGGTCATCTTTGCCTTTGACTAATGACCACAATGCTTTAAATGAGGCAGAATTGTTACGTGTTTTGTCCGAGCATCCCTTGGAAGAGAAGGACACAGTTATAGTTGAGAACAGATTGCTTGGACTTTTGATGCCTTTTAGAGCCTTTGGGGATGTCCGCTTTAAATGGAGCAAGGAACTTCAAAAGAGTATTTTAGAAAATGGCTTTGATTTAGAATCCCTAAACATTCAGCAATATTCGCCTCCTAATTATCATACACCACCATATTTGAAAGTAGAGCCAGAGGTAACTTGCCACAGGTTGAGACCTCAGGATAAGTTCCTCATTTTGGCCTCTGATGGCCTCTGGGATATGCTGAGTAACGAGGAGGCAGTTATGCTGGTGGCAGAGCATTTAACTGGAATTCATGCCAATGAGCCAGTTTCTACTAGTGAGAAGCAGGTTAGTTTAGGAGAGATGCATAGTCTTTTGATGAAGCGAAGAACAAGAACTGTGTCCCCTTATGATACCAATGTTGCCACTCATTTAATCCGCCATGCCATTGGCACCAATGAATACAAGGAAATTGAGCAAGAACGATTAGCTGCCATGGTAAGCTTGCCTGATGATCTGGCCAGGATGTACAGAGATGACATTACTGTAACTGTTGTCTATTTTAGCTCAGATTTACTCAGAacactttag